The Candidatus Woesearchaeota archaeon nucleotide sequence CGTCTTTTGTATTACCTGCAAGAACTTGTCTATTTTTGCCAGTTTCAGTCAGCATTTCTACATGGGGACAATTTGTCCCTAGGTAACTTCCAAGCTCTTCATCTCTTTTACGCAGTTTTTTCAGATAATCAGTAGGATTAGCACTATCTGTTAAAGCTTGGACTATATCAACCAAAGAATAATGCCACTCATCTTTAAACCAACTTCTTCGTATTTTCTTACTTTGGAATACAACTAATGCTTTCCCTGAATCTGTCATTTTTCAGAAGCACCCCAACTAAATTTTAGTAATCCTAAATTTACTTCAAAACCGAACTTTCTTTTGAATTCAGGTTGATTTTCAATGATGTTG carries:
- a CDS encoding phage antirepressor protein, encoding MTDSGKALVVFQSKKIRRSWFKDEWHYSLVDIVQALTDSANPTDYLKKLRKRDEELGSYLGTNCPHVEMLTETGKNRQVLAGNTKD